The following proteins are co-located in the Calliphora vicina chromosome 2, idCalVici1.1, whole genome shotgun sequence genome:
- the Rsph1 gene encoding radial spoke head 1 homolog, with the protein MSTASEITDEEKSFVEEEETINIGLYIGGRNSKGERNGRGWAILPNGDQYDGQYRKGQRHGIGVYVFKDGSRYYGQYRCGIRSGRGIFIYPDGSYYEGAWRKNLKHGKGRYCYSNGDSYCGSWYRGQRHGVGIYTSKTLSSNNIYGTVSFTGTWRQGVRVGPFQLNFGSEDKSATLHGTWDNLYPQGPCVFSFNNRYLLMGYFQTPGREAWLALQAKNERSEQANDFMEENTALEETNNNEQDIWSDESSLWYAQDMCAYDMSLLPQEPVPLPISDSDISVCSLSTEATERSIEKPLTYVGEGEGEAVEEGDMECVACECSSSGVESSSQVCAPSGNPCAIEICPQKNC; encoded by the exons ATGAGTACCGCTAGTGAAATAACTGATGAAGAGAAAAGCTTTGTTGAGGAAGAAGAAACGATTAACATTGGA CTTTACATAGGCGGACGCAATAGTAAGGGAGAGCGCAATGGACGGGGATGGGCCATATTGCCAAATGGTGATCAATATGATGGCCAATATCGTAAAGGCCAACGACATGGCATTGGGGTATATGTATTCAAAGATGGTTCTAGATATTATGGTCAATATCGTTGTG gtATACGTTCGGGTCGAGGAATTTTCATATATCCCGATGGCAGTTATTATGAGGGTGCCTGGCGTAAAAATCTCAAACATGGCAAAGGACGTTATTGTTATTCAAATGGTGATTCGTATTGTGGTAGTTGGTATCGTGGCCAAAGGCATGGCGTTGGTATTTATACCAGTAAAACTTTATCGTCTAATAACATATATGGCACTGTAAGTTTTACCGGTACTTGGCGCCAGGGTGTAAGAGTTGGACcgtttcaattgaattttggtAGCGAAGACAAAAGTGCCACTTTACATGGAACCTGGGACAATTTGTATCCCCAAGGACCCTGTGTGTTTAGTTTCAACAATAGATATCTGCTTATGGGTTACTTTCAAACTCCTGGTCGTGAAGCCTGGTTGGCCTTGCAGGCTAAGAATGAAAGAAGTGAACAAGCCAATGATTTTATGGAAGAAAATACTGCTTTGGAggaaacaaataataatgagCAGGACATTTGGTCGGATGAATCTTCTTTATGGTATGCTCAAGATATGTGTGCTTATGATATGTCTTTGCTACCACAGGAACCAGTGCCATTGCCTATATCAGATTCTGATATTTCTGTGTGCTCGCTATCAACTGAGGCAACAGAAAGATCTATTGAAAAACCCTTAACCTATGTAGGAGAGGGTGAAGGTGAAGCTGTAGAAGAAGGTGACATGGAATGTGTAGCCTGCGAATGTTCGTCTAGTGGTGTTGAATCTTCTAGTCAGGTATGTGCTCCCTCTGGCAATCCGTGTGCCATTGAGATTTGCccacaaaaaaactgttaa